TAACTGTGCCACTATCTGTAGCTTTCCAAATTTAGGAGATAACCCCATATTAGATGGGTATGATGTAGAATCATTAAACGCCCCTCTTAAAGATTTCCAGACCTATTATGAAGAAATTCCTACAGGTGTTGGCTTCTGTATGGCCATAAATGGTAAGATGCTTACAAAAGTGGGTACCTTAAATGAAGAGGCTTTTCCTAGAGGTTACGGGGAAGAGGTGGACCTGTGTTTTAGGGCAAGAAAAAAGGGCTATAAAAGTGTCCTTAATTCTAATTTATTTATTTACCATAAACACGGAGGGAGTTTTGCCAGCGCAGAAAAGGTAAAGTTGCTGAATGAAAACCAAAAGAAATTAGAGGTGCTTCATCCTGAATTTAATCAGGTGCTTAAAAAGTATTTTAACAATAACACCTTTATTTTACAAAAGCTTGCTTATTTTATAAAGATACTACAATCTGAAGGTAAACTGGTTTCTGTGTTTCTGGATCATGATTTAGGAGGCGGAACCAATGTATATGCAAGTAACTATTTGCTAAAAGAAAAGGAAAACTGCTTTCTTTATGGGCAGTATTTAAATCCGAACAGAAACGGCGACAAAAGAATTCTGTTTTCTCTTTCCTATAAGAACTATAATCTAAAGTTTGGGATTGATGAAATTCAGACCTTGTTTGATTTGTTTGACTTTTACAACCTTAAAATAAACAAGATTGTAATAAATAACTTAGTAAGTTACCATAATAGCTTGCTGTTGGCTAAGCAAATTATTGAGTACAAGAAGAAGAATAGTGATGTCTTCCTGCAAGCCTTAGGGCATGACTTCTTTTTTATATGTCCTAATTTCCTTTTGTTTAGAGACAACAAAGAGTTTTGTGGCGTGCCCACTGATTTAAGTGAGTGTATTACCTGTCTGAAGGGGATTAGTAAAAACATTGATCCTCAATTGGTGCCAAATGACTTCACCACTGTAGAAGAGTGGAGGAGAACCTGGGGCGACCTACTTACTGTCTATGCCAATGAATTAGTGGTGTTTAGTGAATCTACTAAAGCTTTATTTCTGAAGGTTTGGCCGTTGTTAAGTACTAAAATTCAATTAACGCCGCATTCTTTGGTTGGGTTTACCAAAAATGAGAAACGTATATTAAATATTGGTATTTTAGGAAATATACATTCTGTAGCGAAGGGGGCTAGGTTTATTCAAGAACTGGCCATTTATATACAGCAGAATAATCTGCATCATTTTAAGCTGATTAATTTTGGGGGGATACAATCCACGTTTGATCATCCTGCTATAATCAAAACAGGAGGCTATTCATTAAATGAGCTTCACTTTAAACTGGCGCAAAATAAGGTTGATGTCATTTTTATTCCATCTGTATGGTCTGAAACCTTCTCTTACACTACGCTGGAAGCTATAGAGACTGGAATTCCAACCGCTTGCTTTAAGTTAGGAGGCCAGTTTGACCAAGTAAGGCATTACGATAAAGGAATTGTGGTAGAAGAGATTAATCCTGAAGCCTTTATCAACGCAGTTACTAATTACTTCAACTAGTATACCCAGATGGAGACGTTCAAGTGTGCTATTCTATACCATAACTACTATAGCATAGACGGGATTGAAGATATCAGGAATCGTATTAGCCTGTTAACTGGCCATAAGGTTTTACTATTGGTTAGTTTGTCTGAGAAATTGTTTCTGGAAGGCAATTTTAAGAATTCTGAAACGGAGAAGTTTGTTATTTCCACCAATAAAGGAAAAGATATTGGTGGAAAGCTTCTGTTGATAGACCTGGTTCAGAAATTGTACCCCCAAATTCCTTACCTGATCTTGTTGCACGATAAAAGGAGTTACCAAAAATTCTCTGGAAATCTTGAAAAGGAAAAGTTGTTTGAAATCATTCAGCCCGCAAAATTTAGTGCCATTTTAGAATTGATGGAAAATGATAAAAGCGTGGGTATTGTAGGTACCAAGTCTACGCTCAGAAACGAGTTCCAGCCAACTACGGGTACTTTCAATACTACAAATAATACCCTTTTAAAGCAGTTAAGCCAGCGGTATAACCTAACACCTGCAGGATACCAGTTTGTGGGGGGGACCATGTTTTGGGTAAAGACTTCTGTCTTCCTTGGTTTTTTTGGCAAAAATAATCCTGTTGAAATCCGGGGATCCTTGGAGAGCGGAAACATCTTGGATGGCAAAAATGGTACTATCACCCATTCCTGGGAAAGACTTTTATGTTGGATTGTCACTTCCAGCGGATTTAAAATTATTGGTATTTAGATGTTTAATCAGGTCTGCATTCGCTCAAACCAACTCACCCAGGTAAGAGAAGTATTTTCCCTTATAGGTAATACATCTATTTCATTTACCCATGGCGTAGAGGAACCGGAGCCAGGTTTTGTTCTGGATTTAACTTCTTTCTATTATGGGGAGGATGCGCCTACGGCCTCCTTTAACATTTTGGTACAGAACGCCTCTGGTCCGGATTTTCTGAACCAATTAGGTATCTTGTTTGCCCATCCTAGCTATTTAAGGACAGAAAGAGGCCTGTGCGTTTTTTATAATAACGCAGCACTTGGCTTACGGGGGCTTCTAGAAAATTTCCTTACCAGGCAAGGGTTCACTGAGTTTGTTCTGGAGGGGGTAACGTGTGACATAATGCCCTCAGAGAACCTTACCTGGCATTTGCTTCCTGGCACTTTGCTAATGAATGACACCAAGGTTTCATCTTTTACTTATTTTTACCAGGAGTACCTGAACCACAGATACCAATACCAAGATTTTTTGCTTCTTACTCCAGGTAAGCTAAACACCCTGAAAGGGGTAGTAGAGGAAATAGAGAAAGCCAGCAAAGCCTTCCAAGAAAACCGGCCTCACTTGGCGGCTTTGTTTAAGGACTTGTATGCCCTGCATAAGCAAAATCACCATTTGGCCTTGCTAGCTGACATACGGGCAAAAGAAATAACTACCCTTCATGAACTGTTCCGGGAAAATGCCCAGCATAAGGAAACAGAGTATATTCTGAATTTCTACACGCAGGAATACGAGGTGTTGCCATTATGGTATAAGCGCATGGGGC
This Rufibacter radiotolerans DNA region includes the following protein-coding sequences:
- a CDS encoding rhamnan synthesis F family protein, yielding METFKCAILYHNYYSIDGIEDIRNRISLLTGHKVLLLVSLSEKLFLEGNFKNSETEKFVISTNKGKDIGGKLLLIDLVQKLYPQIPYLILLHDKRSYQKFSGNLEKEKLFEIIQPAKFSAILELMENDKSVGIVGTKSTLRNEFQPTTGTFNTTNNTLLKQLSQRYNLTPAGYQFVGGTMFWVKTSVFLGFFGKNNPVEIRGSLESGNILDGKNGTITHSWERLLCWIVTSSGFKIIGI
- a CDS encoding glycosyltransferase; translated protein: MSIMFSKKIKISLTPSPALKQQEINGIITYESFDNDPFFEIWPLDGILKAGWYKVALGLKLQQGEIIIPKIYFDFGNGYSEEYHWKLYFRDAEVLGLVKLPWDCYRLRLDVSETNVVFEASDLTIFKLTKPQAIFQSFKVLEKIGESRASFLKKVVYQKNVKERKKILKSVFDGSYVPLPYHELPAIDEKQTQFNKEVDIAELLTYSTIHAEKLKETKRNHEIISKLNYRADNQVPVDIILPVYNGLHFLEKLIPQIFSNSDLPFTLHIIDDCSPDQEVVDYLQEAVLKYNNLNVTRNTTNLGFTKTVNKLLSICRQDVIVLLNSDIEVPGNWLSTLIAPLLLDDKIGTVTPMSNCATICSFPNLGDNPILDGYDVESLNAPLKDFQTYYEEIPTGVGFCMAINGKMLTKVGTLNEEAFPRGYGEEVDLCFRARKKGYKSVLNSNLFIYHKHGGSFASAEKVKLLNENQKKLEVLHPEFNQVLKKYFNNNTFILQKLAYFIKILQSEGKLVSVFLDHDLGGGTNVYASNYLLKEKENCFLYGQYLNPNRNGDKRILFSLSYKNYNLKFGIDEIQTLFDLFDFYNLKINKIVINNLVSYHNSLLLAKQIIEYKKKNSDVFLQALGHDFFFICPNFLLFRDNKEFCGVPTDLSECITCLKGISKNIDPQLVPNDFTTVEEWRRTWGDLLTVYANELVVFSESTKALFLKVWPLLSTKIQLTPHSLVGFTKNEKRILNIGILGNIHSVAKGARFIQELAIYIQQNNLHHFKLINFGGIQSTFDHPAIIKTGGYSLNELHFKLAQNKVDVIFIPSVWSETFSYTTLEAIETGIPTACFKLGGQFDQVRHYDKGIVVEEINPEAFINAVTNYFN